A single genomic interval of Hafnia alvei harbors:
- a CDS encoding gamma-glutamylcyclotransferase: MRIIVYGSLRRKQGNSHWMTNAMLLGECELEGYEMYDLGHFPAVVPGEGKVFCEVYRINSSILAELDELKSNSKDYRRELIQTPFGSAWIYIYLYSVDSLPRIKCGDWLKRDQECSE, translated from the coding sequence ATGCGAATTATTGTATATGGAAGTCTACGTCGTAAGCAGGGTAATAGTCATTGGATGACTAACGCCATGTTGCTGGGTGAATGTGAGCTCGAAGGGTACGAGATGTACGATCTCGGCCATTTTCCGGCGGTAGTTCCGGGCGAGGGAAAGGTATTTTGCGAAGTCTATCGCATTAACTCTTCCATTTTAGCCGAGCTGGATGAGCTGAAAAGCAACAGCAAGGATTATCGTAGAGAGCTGATTCAAACGCCATTCGGCAGTGCGTGGATATATATCTATCTGTACTCGGTAGACAGTTTGCCACGTATCAAATGTGGTGACTGGTTGAAACGCGATCAGGAATGTAGCGAATAA